TGCTGGCTACTGAATATCTGCACACTTTTTCGATTTGTTGCTACTCATTACTATGACTCATGATGGATTTCCATTACTCCTCAAAAATCAATCGAATAGTTCGATTTTCAATTGTTAGCTACTCAAAAACGTGTATAGCTTTTGGTTAGTTGCTACCAACTACTAAGACTTGTGCGAAAAGAAATCAAATATTTTGAGGATTTCCAATTTCTCGCTACTGAATTGTTACAGAATTTTCGGCTAGTTATTATTGAATACTCAAACTCACAATAATCCTATTAAACATGAGTAAAAATTTAGTGAGTGTCTTCACTAAATTGGCAAGCGATGTCAAGAAGGAAGAATCAAACACATTATCTCGGGTGCATGATAATTGCTCTTAACCAAACGATTTACAAGCTTAGAAGAAACTATATATATGAGATAACCTTGTACAACAAAATGTAGAGAGTCAGAAGAGTGATCAATGCTCATCCACCACCCCCTAATTCCCTGAGCAACTTCCTAAACTCCTCATCAGTACTCTTAAGCATCAATGGCAAAGGCACTTCCACTCCCCTCTCCACAACCTCCATGTGCCTCGGCCTTATCCTCTTCTCCAAACTAAACGTAAAATACTGCGGAAACCCCTTTAATTCCTCCAACCCTTTTCCCATCTCCACCGAAAAGTACTCGAATTTTGGCTTGAAGTTGTTCTCAATGCTGAAGGTTAGCAGTCCAGGGCACCTCAGCACCATCCCCAGAGTCTCCTCCCTTGGGAATCCCAAACCCTCCAAGTACTCAAGCTTGGGAATCAATGTCCTCTCCACATTGGAAACCAGCAGCACAGGGTCATGGTAGGCTAGTGCATTTAGGTCTTTGAACCCAAGGCTCTGGAGGTAAAGAAGCGCTGGTTTGAGCTGGTCTTTCAcacttgaagcaagcaatctagGGCACTTGTTGATGACCCTTCTGAAGTAGCAATCCGGGACTTTTAGGTCTTGGGAGAGGAAGGCGAAAACCGGGTTGAGGTCGGACTTGATGCTGGAGGTGAGGATGCAGGGGCACATCCCAAAGATCTTGGCCAGGTCCTTTTGGTGGATGCCTTTGGAGCGGAGGAAGGAGATTATGGAGTGGATGGAGTCGAGAGTCGCGGAGTGGAGATTAGGGTTTTGGGAGAGGGCTTTGCCTGCATCGACTCCCATGATTTCAAGGCAGAGGATCTTCTCTTTGAATTGGAGGGAGAGTTTGGTGTGGGTGGGTGTGTAGAGAGGATGCTTGTGGAGCAGGCTTTTGGGTTTTGCGGCCAGTTGGGTGTCCAAATCAGAAGAAGATGATGGATTGTTAGAAGAGAAGCAGAGAGATGACTGCAGAGCTGCAGCTGCTGAAACTGGCATGGttttttggagagagagagagagagagagagagagagagagaggtttttcTCTGTTGGAATATCATCTGGCAAGTTTTTAATGGTATTGGTGGAGAAGGAGTCACACCTGGCAGTTTGGTTGAATCTGATTGGTTGAGGTTGGATTTCAAAGATTTGTTTGGGGATTAAATCCAG
This genomic interval from Malus domestica chromosome 05, GDT2T_hap1 contains the following:
- the LOC139195792 gene encoding transcription termination factor MTEF1, chloroplastic, producing the protein MPVSAAAALQSSLCFSSNNPSSSSDLDTQLAAKPKSLLHKHPLYTPTHTKLSLQFKEKILCLEIMGVDAGKALSQNPNLHSATLDSIHSIISFLRSKGIHQKDLAKIFGMCPCILTSSIKSDLNPVFAFLSQDLKVPDCYFRRVINKCPRLLASSVKDQLKPALLYLQSLGFKDLNALAYHDPVLLVSNVERTLIPKLEYLEGLGFPREETLGMVLRCPGLLTFSIENNFKPKFEYFSVEMGKGLEELKGFPQYFTFSLEKRIRPRHMEVVERGVEVPLPLMLKSTDEEFRKLLRELGGGG